From Flavobacterium lipolyticum, one genomic window encodes:
- a CDS encoding Crp/Fnr family transcriptional regulator, translating into MNDIRQSLSQFMSLADEEFDLIKSKLEVEEIKTNTIIIKINQKVSKLYFVKSGLLRTYFLSDGKEINTYFACNGQFITSFSSYITQTPSIQYLEALESSTLYSITFEQLNNLYESYPKFEKFGKILAEQNYLCVLERMIYLQSKSAKEKYLYFIEKYEKKIVQRVPQLHIASYLGITPETLSRVRKEISIS; encoded by the coding sequence ATGAATGATATTCGACAAAGTTTAAGTCAATTTATGAGTTTGGCTGATGAAGAGTTTGACTTAATTAAATCTAAATTGGAGGTAGAAGAGATTAAAACAAATACCATAATTATAAAGATTAATCAAAAAGTTTCAAAGCTATATTTTGTAAAATCAGGTTTATTGAGAACTTACTTCTTATCTGATGGGAAAGAAATAAATACCTATTTTGCTTGTAATGGACAATTTATAACTTCCTTTTCTAGCTATATCACACAAACACCATCAATCCAATATTTAGAAGCTCTTGAGTCAAGTACATTGTATTCAATTACATTTGAACAATTAAACAATCTATACGAAAGCTATCCTAAATTTGAAAAATTTGGAAAAATTTTAGCAGAACAAAACTATTTATGTGTATTAGAAAGGATGATTTACTTACAGTCGAAATCAGCAAAAGAGAAGTATCTATATTTTATTGAAAAATATGAAAAAAAAATTGTCCAAAGAGTTCCACAACTACATATCGCAAGTTATTTGGGCATTACTCCGGAAACATTGAGCAGGGTAAGAAAAGAAATTTCTATTTCTTGA
- a CDS encoding response regulator, which produces MAKSLNILLIEDDVIEVMKFNRVLKSLELNHRIIEADNGEEAVNVLKMKEIIPDIIVLDLNMPKLNGIEFLTILKADDVLKYIPAIILTTSNNHRDVMECYKIGIAGYVLKPLKYEDYVDRIKKLLDYWSTNELISQ; this is translated from the coding sequence ATGGCAAAATCATTAAATATACTATTAATAGAAGATGATGTAATTGAAGTGATGAAATTCAATAGAGTGCTAAAAAGTTTAGAACTCAATCATCGAATCATCGAAGCAGATAATGGTGAGGAAGCGGTTAATGTATTGAAAATGAAAGAAATAATTCCGGATATTATTGTTTTAGACCTCAATATGCCTAAATTAAACGGAATCGAGTTTTTGACTATCTTAAAAGCGGATGATGTGTTAAAATACATACCAGCAATTATCTTAACGACTTCTAACAATCATAGGGATGTTATGGAGTGTTATAAAATAGGTATTGCGGGCTATGTTTTAAAACCACTTAAATATGAGGATTATGTAGATAGAATAAAAAAACTACTTGATTATTGGAGTACAAATGAATTAATTTCGCAGTAA
- a CDS encoding PAS domain S-box protein — MENSQFHFDSETFNRFFPFYVLLDQNLLIQDRGRSLIKILPDLKSNDYFLYSFAITKPFLEELNSDNFYKITNQLVIIKSLRNEILLRGQFEKYGNGYLFLGSNWLTSDKNFEEKKLSLYDFAQHDASLDLFDLMYNRDKSDAALQKSLTIIHHEENELKVDNKEIDDRELFPTQNQDLLIRIDFEGHLLKMNPATQNLKRLTYHGINYEIKDFFKFIVHKIDKTKKRWMFEAESNGKCYSFVCKSMQEQYYVKIYGRDITEQKRNHEELNKLSMVAKTNKNGILFTYPDGKIFWCNDAYLKLTGYEKDEIIGKTPLEVGSDPLSDKEEIRRMISAFYDGNAFEVEILHARKNGSTFWSKTVGQPILDPSKKVIQYFAMIEDISEVKQKEEQLLLLSSIADKNISAVIICDKSGKIEWINSSFTKMTGYSKEELIGQSPGHLLQGEATNPDTITYLKNQIKQGLPFTCEILNYTKFKEKYWVRVQGQALHNKHGEVIKYFAIEENISQEKEFNQQLIDSENRLTSLITNLQSGILLEDEDRKVLIANKRFCDLFDFKGEPEEMIGFDSKMATEENKYFFKRPDEFIERVEEILRNKKNVFSEEIELADGRVYERSFITISKGNKNDGHLWSFEDITIKKKYKESLEAEKEKYRNIIANMNMGLLEVDKDDIIQLANQCFCDMSGFSLIDLLGNKASEILLHPEDKKLVTFKNKERINGKSDSYEVASINKKGETRHWLISGAPNYNVNGEVIGSIGIHLDITKQKNLELQKEELLKKLEKQNEQLNDYAQIVSHDLKSPLQSIHSLVTWIKEDSDKEFNAQTVKYLNMIEDKVEKMDHLIEGILTYSKVDDIEMITESINLNLEISKIIDIIHIPKNIQVLVKNELPTIKAERFRMQQLFLNIISNAVNYIDKPLGIIEISWEEEKKHYVFAIKDNGPGIALKNQEKIFKMFQSFSSNKRSTGIGLSIVKKIVKNYNGKIWIESELTKGTTFFIKLPK, encoded by the coding sequence ATGGAAAATTCTCAATTTCATTTTGATAGTGAGACATTCAATAGGTTTTTCCCTTTTTATGTTCTGCTCGATCAAAACTTACTTATCCAAGATAGAGGTAGAAGTTTAATCAAAATTCTTCCTGACTTAAAAAGCAATGACTATTTTTTGTATTCATTTGCCATCACCAAACCATTTTTGGAAGAGCTAAACAGTGACAACTTTTATAAGATCACAAATCAATTGGTCATAATCAAATCACTCAGGAATGAAATCTTGCTCCGAGGGCAATTTGAAAAATATGGTAATGGCTATTTGTTTTTAGGCAGTAATTGGCTTACTTCTGATAAAAATTTTGAAGAAAAAAAACTCTCTCTTTATGATTTTGCTCAGCACGATGCATCATTAGATTTATTTGATTTAATGTACAATCGTGATAAGTCTGATGCCGCATTACAAAAGTCTTTGACTATAATACATCACGAGGAAAATGAATTAAAAGTGGACAATAAGGAAATTGATGATAGAGAACTATTTCCTACTCAAAATCAGGATCTATTAATTCGGATTGATTTTGAGGGGCATTTATTAAAAATGAATCCAGCAACTCAGAATTTAAAAAGACTTACATACCATGGAATTAATTATGAAATTAAGGATTTTTTCAAGTTCATCGTCCATAAAATAGATAAAACAAAAAAAAGATGGATGTTTGAAGCGGAGAGTAATGGTAAGTGTTACTCCTTTGTTTGTAAAAGTATGCAGGAACAGTACTATGTGAAGATCTATGGACGTGATATTACAGAACAAAAAAGAAATCATGAGGAGCTAAATAAGCTGTCCATGGTAGCAAAAACAAATAAAAATGGCATTTTATTTACATATCCGGATGGAAAGATATTTTGGTGTAATGATGCTTATCTTAAATTGACAGGATATGAGAAAGATGAAATTATTGGTAAAACACCTTTAGAGGTAGGTTCAGATCCTTTATCGGATAAAGAGGAAATCCGTAGAATGATCAGTGCTTTTTACGATGGAAATGCTTTTGAGGTAGAAATTTTGCATGCTAGAAAAAATGGAAGTACTTTTTGGTCTAAAACGGTCGGACAGCCCATTCTAGATCCCTCCAAAAAAGTGATTCAATATTTTGCAATGATTGAGGATATTTCAGAAGTCAAGCAAAAAGAAGAACAACTTTTATTACTGTCCTCGATAGCTGATAAAAATATAAGTGCAGTCATTATTTGTGACAAGTCAGGTAAAATAGAGTGGATCAATAGTAGTTTTACCAAAATGACTGGTTATTCTAAGGAAGAATTGATTGGTCAGAGTCCAGGTCATTTATTGCAAGGAGAAGCAACTAATCCAGACACCATTACCTATTTAAAAAATCAAATAAAACAAGGACTTCCTTTCACTTGTGAAATCTTAAATTATACAAAATTTAAAGAAAAATATTGGGTTAGAGTGCAGGGACAGGCACTGCATAACAAACACGGAGAAGTGATTAAGTATTTTGCTATTGAAGAAAATATAAGTCAGGAAAAAGAATTCAATCAACAGCTTATAGATTCTGAGAATCGTTTGACTTCGTTAATTACCAATCTTCAATCTGGTATTTTATTAGAAGATGAGGATAGAAAGGTTCTAATTGCCAATAAACGCTTTTGTGATTTATTTGATTTTAAAGGAGAACCAGAAGAGATGATAGGTTTTGATTCAAAAATGGCCACTGAGGAAAATAAATACTTTTTTAAAAGACCAGATGAGTTTATTGAAAGAGTTGAAGAAATTTTAAGAAACAAAAAAAATGTATTTTCTGAAGAAATTGAACTGGCCGATGGACGCGTGTATGAAAGAAGCTTTATTACTATATCTAAAGGGAACAAAAATGACGGTCATTTATGGAGCTTTGAAGACATTACAATTAAAAAAAAGTATAAAGAAAGCCTGGAAGCAGAAAAAGAAAAATATCGAAATATTATTGCCAATATGAATATGGGTTTATTGGAAGTAGATAAGGATGATATAATACAATTGGCTAATCAGTGCTTTTGTGATATGAGCGGTTTTTCTTTGATTGATTTGTTAGGCAACAAAGCATCTGAAATTTTGCTGCATCCTGAAGATAAAAAATTAGTTACTTTTAAAAATAAAGAGCGTATTAATGGGAAGTCAGATTCTTATGAAGTAGCCTCTATTAATAAGAAAGGAGAAACAAGGCATTGGCTAATTAGTGGTGCGCCCAATTACAATGTCAATGGTGAAGTAATTGGTTCAATAGGAATACATCTAGACATAACTAAACAAAAAAACCTGGAATTACAAAAAGAGGAGTTGCTTAAAAAATTAGAAAAACAGAATGAGCAGCTCAATGATTATGCTCAAATTGTATCACATGATTTAAAGTCACCGCTGCAAAGTATACATTCTCTGGTTACATGGATCAAAGAGGACAGTGATAAAGAGTTTAATGCACAAACAGTTAAATATCTCAATATGATAGAAGACAAAGTGGAGAAAATGGATCATTTGATTGAAGGAATTCTAACATATTCTAAAGTAGATGATATAGAAATGATTACTGAAAGCATCAATTTGAATCTTGAAATAAGTAAAATAATTGATATTATTCATATACCAAAAAACATTCAGGTTTTGGTAAAAAATGAACTGCCAACAATTAAGGCAGAACGATTTAGAATGCAACAATTGTTTTTAAATATTATAAGCAACGCGGTAAATTATATTGACAAGCCTCTGGGAATTATTGAAATAAGTTGGGAAGAGGAAAAAAAGCACTATGTTTTTGCAATTAAAGACAATGGACCCGGTATTGCTCTGAAGAATCAGGAAAAAATTTTTAAAATGTTTCAATCTTTTAGTTCTAATAAAAGATCAACAGGTATTGGATTGTCTATTGTAAAAAAAATAGTCAAAAATTACAACGGAAAAATTTGGATTGAAAGTGAACTTACTAAAGGTACAACCTTCTTTATTAAATTACCAAAATAG
- a CDS encoding sensor histidine kinase, with protein sequence MSKLFKTFLIFIKKIGYVLVLLENKNLSNMYKPEVPKNEAFRFEALSSYNILDTLPEEEYDSLTKIAAQICDAPIALVTLIDQNRQWFKSHHGLDVTETPRDFAFCAHAINTPNELFIIPDASKDQRFHDNPLSINAPNVIFYAGAPLNTKDGYSLGTLCVIDSKPREGLTYSQQESLKALANQVISLFELHKKNKFLEDLNDEIMKKNIRLSQFAHRLSHDLKVPIRGVNSLLIFIKEDYNTLIKNTEIEAWIDLIYSRNEYMDFLINGILEYTKVSNDQIHFEDFNVESIIQYIVDNGALYVPTYIHYRNCNTIIRHSKIGFVQIIQNLLSNTVKHTDKQECNVWISLTENETSCFFVYEDDGPGIPEEYWEKVFELFETVSSKYEKNAGIGLSTIKAIIDRVGGTIYLKNREANKKGACFCFTLPKEYNC encoded by the coding sequence ATGTCAAAATTATTTAAAACTTTTCTTATTTTTATAAAAAAAATAGGATATGTTTTAGTTTTACTTGAAAATAAAAATCTGTCTAATATGTATAAACCTGAAGTTCCTAAAAATGAAGCTTTTAGATTCGAAGCATTAAGCAGTTATAATATACTAGATACCCTCCCAGAAGAAGAGTATGATTCCTTAACCAAAATAGCGGCCCAAATTTGTGACGCCCCTATTGCATTGGTAACATTAATAGATCAGAATCGACAATGGTTCAAATCACATCATGGTTTAGATGTAACCGAAACACCGAGAGATTTTGCTTTTTGTGCACATGCAATAAATACGCCTAATGAACTTTTTATTATTCCAGATGCCTCTAAAGACCAAAGATTTCATGATAATCCATTAAGTATAAATGCTCCGAACGTAATATTTTATGCAGGTGCTCCTTTAAACACCAAGGACGGTTATTCATTAGGTACTCTCTGTGTTATTGATAGCAAACCAAGAGAAGGTCTTACATATAGTCAGCAAGAATCATTAAAGGCATTGGCAAACCAAGTGATTTCTCTATTTGAACTTCATAAAAAAAATAAATTTTTGGAAGATTTGAATGATGAGATTATGAAAAAAAATATACGGTTGAGCCAATTTGCTCATCGTCTTAGTCATGATTTAAAAGTTCCAATTCGAGGTGTAAATTCGTTATTAATTTTTATAAAAGAAGATTATAATACACTCATCAAAAACACAGAGATAGAGGCCTGGATTGATTTGATTTATTCTAGAAATGAATACATGGATTTCTTGATTAATGGCATTTTAGAATATACGAAAGTTAGTAACGATCAAATTCATTTTGAAGATTTTAATGTCGAAAGTATTATTCAATATATAGTTGATAATGGTGCTTTATATGTTCCAACTTATATTCACTATAGGAATTGTAATACCATAATAAGGCATTCAAAAATAGGTTTTGTTCAAATTATTCAAAATCTTTTATCAAATACAGTAAAACATACTGATAAACAGGAATGTAATGTTTGGATATCACTAACAGAAAATGAAACTAGTTGTTTTTTTGTCTATGAAGATGATGGACCAGGCATACCAGAAGAATACTGGGAAAAAGTATTTGAATTATTTGAAACGGTTAGTTCAAAATATGAGAAGAATGCCGGTATTGGCTTGTCAACAATAAAAGCCATAATAGATAGAGTAGGAGGTACTATCTATTTGAAGAATAGAGAAGCCAATAAAAAAGGTGCTTGTTTTTGTTTTACTTTACCCAAAGAGTACAACTGCTAA
- a CDS encoding MBL fold metallo-hydrolase, which produces MKKNTLSLIVMASVFVSILSINSCNSILEVSKIETNRAFNTRTNNKVQFSIIETGTAKTQKAFAFKGGSLFENLKIAHISVWVKHPNGDFLFDTGLGDSINIQFDKGMSFFHKLMFKYKKGQSVKEQLLLNGLNNNSIRTIILSHLHWDHASGINDFPNSDIYTTEEELKFAQSNKSFSPAFIKSQYNNKSTKWKFLNFEKNKYEFFEESCDFFGDGSVIFVKLPGHTLGSIGMFINGQKRYFFTGDVTWAIEGFKRPSSKNRIPSKLVDYDKNKLDTTIIKIHTLMKLDTNLVVIPAHDFEIQKTLKHFPEFQY; this is translated from the coding sequence ATGAAAAAAAATACACTTTCTCTCATCGTAATGGCTTCAGTCTTTGTATCAATTCTATCCATAAACTCTTGTAATAGTATTTTAGAGGTTTCTAAAATAGAAACAAATAGGGCTTTTAATACAAGGACAAATAATAAAGTACAGTTTTCAATCATTGAAACAGGAACAGCAAAAACACAAAAGGCGTTTGCGTTTAAAGGTGGTAGCTTGTTTGAAAACCTTAAAATTGCACATATTTCTGTTTGGGTCAAACACCCTAATGGCGATTTTTTATTTGACACAGGACTTGGAGATAGTATTAATATTCAATTTGATAAGGGAATGTCGTTCTTTCATAAACTAATGTTTAAGTATAAAAAGGGACAAAGTGTCAAAGAACAATTATTATTAAATGGGTTAAATAATAATTCAATAAGAACTATTATTTTATCCCATTTGCATTGGGATCACGCAAGTGGGATTAATGACTTTCCAAATTCGGATATTTATACTACTGAAGAAGAGCTAAAATTTGCACAATCAAACAAATCCTTTTCGCCAGCATTTATAAAATCTCAATATAACAACAAATCTACAAAATGGAAATTTCTTAATTTTGAAAAAAATAAATACGAATTTTTTGAAGAATCTTGCGATTTTTTTGGCGACGGAAGTGTGATTTTTGTAAAACTGCCTGGACATACGCTTGGTTCAATAGGAATGTTTATCAATGGGCAAAAAAGATACTTTTTTACAGGTGATGTCACTTGGGCTATTGAAGGTTTTAAAAGACCATCATCCAAAAATAGAATACCAAGTAAATTAGTTGACTACGATAAAAATAAACTAGATACAACCATTATAAAGATACATACCTTAATGAAATTAGATACAAATTTAGTAGTTATACCTGCACACGACTTTGAAATCCAAAAAACATTAAAACATTTTCCTGAATTTCAATACTAA